Proteins encoded by one window of Candidatus Sumerlaea chitinivorans:
- a CDS encoding N-acetylmuramoyl-L-alanine amidase, giving the protein MPLAYRMGGVGLCVAELQHALGVAADGIFGPQTRDAVERVERSIGREPSGDADAAVFSACGLEWPDEFRRCLTLTSAFEGTGFGDCNPTDTDGAGVTFGIIGFTTEHGEVQELVTEFLRHAPEALEYAPRSFRRRLEQLLLRDSDRHVWERVMLDPMRRVRPEVRASFAAWGNHPQMRELQVRFARERCWHPAAACAKKLGVESPTGRGLLFDVWVQNGGWRAAHETHFARLMRDRDAPPASKSRLEVIAIAVAAESRAPWRADVLGRKLVFARGWGIVHRRSYDLTLQALA; this is encoded by the coding sequence GTGCCACTTGCATATCGAATGGGCGGGGTGGGCTTGTGCGTTGCGGAACTCCAGCATGCATTAGGTGTTGCAGCCGACGGGATCTTTGGTCCGCAAACGCGCGACGCGGTGGAGCGTGTGGAACGCTCGATTGGCCGCGAGCCCTCTGGCGACGCGGACGCAGCCGTTTTCTCGGCGTGCGGTTTGGAGTGGCCAGATGAATTCCGGCGCTGCCTCACGCTCACCTCGGCATTCGAGGGGACGGGGTTCGGGGACTGCAACCCGACCGACACTGACGGCGCTGGAGTCACCTTCGGGATCATTGGCTTCACTACCGAGCATGGTGAGGTTCAGGAGCTTGTGACCGAATTTCTGAGGCATGCTCCCGAAGCGTTGGAGTATGCCCCGCGGAGTTTTCGGCGCAGGCTCGAGCAACTTCTTCTGCGCGACAGCGATCGTCACGTATGGGAGCGAGTCATGCTGGACCCCATGCGCCGCGTGCGACCTGAAGTGCGGGCGAGCTTCGCGGCGTGGGGCAATCATCCGCAGATGCGCGAGCTTCAGGTGCGCTTTGCTCGCGAGCGCTGCTGGCATCCAGCGGCGGCGTGCGCCAAGAAACTTGGTGTGGAGAGCCCCACCGGGCGTGGACTGCTGTTCGATGTCTGGGTACAAAATGGTGGGTGGCGCGCCGCTCACGAGACTCACTTCGCGCGTCTCATGAGGGATCGCGACGCCCCGCCGGCATCGAAATCGCGACTCGAAGTGATCGCAATTGCTGTAGCCGCCGAGTCCCGAGCACCTTGGCGTGCGGATGTGCTCGGTCGCAAACTCGTGTTTGCGCGTGGCTGGGGCATTGTCCATCGGCGCAGCTACGATCTAACTTTGCAGGCGCTCGCCTAA
- a CDS encoding Thioredoxin reductase, with amino-acid sequence MGEPASNLRRSDVRQVIIIGSGPAGLTAAIYTARANLAPLVFEGDGFYDTMPGGQLTITTEVENFPGLVEWEGDKLHGLAGPEIIERIRRHAQYFGAECLQKRVTAVDFSKRPLRVECDGEVYWAEAVIVATGASAKWLGIPSEEEYKNCGVSACATCDGALYRDKDVLVVGGGDTAMEEALFLTRHARTVTVVHRRDQLRASKIMAERAMKHPKIQFIWNAQIVEILGKTEGFRKFVTGARLRDTRTGEERIVSTDGIFVAIGHTPNTSLFAGQLEMDEAGYIRTRPGSTYTSAEGVFACGDCQDHVYRQAITAAGTGCMAAIDAERFIAANPIQFSE; translated from the coding sequence ATGGGAGAACCAGCGAGCAATCTGCGTCGTAGCGACGTGCGCCAAGTGATCATCATCGGCTCGGGTCCTGCAGGACTCACGGCTGCTATTTACACTGCGCGAGCCAATCTCGCGCCGCTGGTGTTTGAGGGTGACGGATTCTATGATACGATGCCCGGTGGGCAGTTAACGATCACGACCGAAGTAGAAAACTTCCCGGGCTTAGTGGAGTGGGAAGGCGATAAGTTGCACGGCCTCGCCGGCCCGGAGATCATCGAGCGCATTCGTCGTCATGCCCAGTATTTTGGCGCGGAATGCCTTCAAAAACGGGTGACGGCCGTGGACTTCAGCAAGCGGCCCTTACGGGTAGAGTGCGACGGCGAGGTGTATTGGGCCGAAGCCGTCATCGTCGCTACAGGGGCAAGTGCAAAGTGGCTCGGGATCCCATCGGAAGAAGAATACAAAAACTGCGGCGTGTCAGCATGCGCGACGTGCGACGGCGCCCTTTATCGGGACAAAGACGTGTTGGTCGTCGGGGGCGGCGACACGGCGATGGAAGAGGCGCTCTTCCTGACACGGCACGCGCGCACTGTGACGGTGGTTCATCGGCGCGATCAGCTCCGTGCCTCGAAAATTATGGCCGAGCGCGCAATGAAACACCCGAAAATCCAGTTCATCTGGAATGCCCAGATTGTTGAGATTTTGGGGAAAACCGAAGGATTTCGAAAGTTCGTGACCGGAGCACGGCTCCGCGATACCCGCACCGGCGAAGAGCGAATTGTTTCGACGGATGGCATCTTTGTCGCAATCGGTCATACCCCAAACACCTCTCTTTTTGCCGGACAGCTTGAAATGGATGAAGCCGGTTACATTCGCACGCGGCCCGGCTCCACCTACACGAGTGCCGAGGGAGTGTTTGCTTGCGGCGATTGCCAAGACCACGTCTACCGGCAGGCAATTACAGCGGCTGGGACGGGTTGTATGGCGGCCATCGACGCAGAGCGGTTCATTGCTGCAAATCCCATTCAGTTCTCAGAGTAG
- a CDS encoding D-aminopeptidase dipeptide-binding protein DppA: MSKKTLRPKATATSSRTFRRVLIWCDMEGISGITRWEQVTSTSPMYAEGRALYTQDVNAAVRGAKRAGFSEIYVVDGHGAGGSYSFNSWLKDQLEPGATYIFGHRWGCYVEPLRMGDCVVILVGAHARAGTSDGILCHTMSSEAWYDATLNGEPIGEVGFAAAIAGSFGAPIAFISGDAAVCREAGALLGRALVTAEVKKGITRYSAACLAPKDAQQLIEDQVCAALSRPAAQLPAPYRPKPPLELRVDLMAPDQTKLYLGREGVKIVNGRTLVARGKDFFSLWDQFWHY, translated from the coding sequence GTGAGTAAGAAGACTTTGCGGCCGAAAGCAACTGCCACAAGCTCGCGCACTTTTCGGCGCGTCCTCATTTGGTGTGATATGGAGGGAATCAGCGGAATTACCCGTTGGGAACAGGTAACTTCAACCTCACCCATGTACGCCGAAGGGCGTGCGCTCTACACGCAGGACGTAAATGCCGCGGTGCGCGGAGCAAAGCGGGCAGGATTTTCGGAAATCTATGTGGTGGATGGCCATGGTGCTGGCGGGAGTTATTCGTTCAATAGCTGGCTAAAGGACCAGCTCGAGCCGGGAGCAACCTATATTTTCGGTCATCGATGGGGATGCTATGTGGAGCCACTGCGCATGGGCGATTGCGTAGTGATTCTTGTCGGGGCCCACGCGCGCGCCGGCACATCCGACGGCATCCTCTGCCATACAATGTCGAGTGAGGCTTGGTACGACGCCACCCTCAATGGCGAGCCAATCGGAGAGGTGGGTTTTGCCGCAGCCATCGCCGGTAGCTTCGGTGCGCCCATCGCGTTTATCTCAGGCGACGCTGCCGTCTGCCGTGAAGCGGGCGCTCTATTGGGCCGCGCACTCGTGACTGCTGAGGTCAAGAAAGGCATCACGCGCTACAGCGCCGCATGTCTTGCCCCGAAGGATGCCCAGCAGCTCATCGAGGATCAGGTGTGTGCAGCTCTCTCGCGTCCCGCAGCACAATTGCCCGCCCCGTACCGACCCAAGCCACCCCTTGAGCTCAGGGTGGATCTCATGGCGCCCGATCAGACAAAGCTATATCTTGGGCGTGAGGGAGTAAAGATCGTCAACGGGCGCACGCTCGTGGCGCGCGGTAAGGACTTCTTCAGTCTGTGGGATCAATTCTGGCACTACTAA